From Asterias rubens chromosome 6, eAstRub1.3, whole genome shotgun sequence, one genomic window encodes:
- the LOC117291419 gene encoding uncharacterized protein LOC117291419, translating to MSEMDEERTERQQSIHNMAHCLMKLEAADPIYLPPGTVLNKMVREFQNLAKDEAKDLMVEANYIEASEHLGFAINIRSLLHRGGYECHNRIDMKLFSMYSHCTNKLGLPEEALRMAIAALDIDANYLPAKVEEVKAMYILTIADSGILPFEFAVYVQSVSAEVKEHPEIAAIIREIEGPSRPKHPPSVAKIIPHETKPSQPHVRLKNERTNGVPHQPKKKKRLVKEICDGKEPEFPIAQPKVPSTSPKESSPAAAPKATKGSAQAKSGKSNGEGAAQKAVVPQAIPQPAINR from the exons ATGTCAGAAATGGACGAAGAGCGAACCGAACGCCAACAGAGTATTCACAATATGGCACATTGTCTCAT GAAGCTAGAGGCGGCTGACCCGATATATCTGCCCCCTGGAACTGTC CTTAATAAAATGGTGAGGGAATTCCAGAATCTTGCTAAAGATGAAGCCAAGGATCTTATGGTCGAAGCAAACTACATTGAAGCCTCGGAACATTTAGGTTTCGCAATTAACATAAGAAG CTTGCTTCACCGTGGAGGGTACGAGTGCCACAACAGAATTGATATGAAGTTGTTTTCGATGTATTCACACTGCACAAACAAACTG GGACTACCCGAAGAGGCGTTGCGTATGGCTATAGCTG cTTTGGACATTGATGCGAATTATCTGCCGGCAAAAGTCGAAGAAGTCAAAGCAATGTACATTCTTACCATAGCAGACAGTGGGATTCTTCCATTTGAATTTGCCGTTTATGTACAGTCCGTCTCCGCCGAG gtGAAAGAGCATCCAGAGATTGCTGCAATAATACGTGAGATCGAAGGACCATCACGCCCAAAGCATCCCCCTTCAGTTGCCAAAATCATTCCGCATGAAACCAAACCCTCGCAACCCCATGTGCGTCTGAAAAACGAG AGAACAAACGGTGTGCCCCATCAGCCGAAGAAAAAGAAGCGATTAGTCAAAGAAATCTGCGATGGCAAAGAGCCGGAATTTCCCATCG CACAACCAAAAGTTCCCAGCACCAGTCCGAAGGAATCGTCACCAGCGGCTGCACCGAAGGCTACAAAAGGGTCCGCTCAAGCGAAATCAGGGAAAAGCAATGGCGAAGGAGCTGCACAGAAAGCTGTGGTTCCTCAGGCCATACCGCAACCGGCCATTAATAGGTAA